The genomic stretch CAGGAACGTTTAAGAATCATGCGCGAAACCAATGATGGTTTTATGATTGCAGAGAAAGACCTGGAATTGCGTGGCCCAGGTGAGCTGCTCGGGACCAAACAGACTGGCGACATGAATTTCCGTGTGGCCAAACTGGAACGTGATGATCACCTGCTCAATCAGGCACATTATGTGGCTCAGCAGATGCTCAAGGATTATCCTGATCAGGCGGAGGCATTATTGCAACGCTGGCTACCGGAAGCACCGCGCTATGCCTATGTTTAAACTACTGGAACATGGAAAATCCTGGCTGACTCGCTTGCAGCCCTGCCAGCTGTGTCTGACTGATCATCAGTCCATTCATTCAGTCTGTGAAGATTGCTGGCGACAATTACCTTGGGCACATCAAACCATTCAACGGCAGGAAATGCAGTTCCAGATTGCCTGCGACTATGCTTACCCGATGGACCGGCTGATTCAACTGTTTAAATATGAACAGAAGCTGCATTTGCAAAATTTACTGGCAGGTGTGCTGTTAAGTTTAGACCTACCTAAAGTCAGTGCGATAGTACCGATGCCGATCTCGAATGAGCGTCTGGCTGAGCGCGGTTATAATCAATCTCTAGTGCTGGCCAAACATGTGGCAAAACAGTTGAATGTACCCATCTGGCAACCTGTTCGACGAATGAAACAACACTCGCAAAAGGGCCTAAGCCGGCTGGAGCGGATTGAAGACATCCAATCACAATTCCAGATCAGTACCATTTCCAAGCTACGGTATCGTCGGGTGCTGATTATTGATGATGTGGTGACGACCGGCAGCTCGATTCGAGCACTGAGCCAAACACTTGAACAACTGGGCTGTCAAAAAGTTTATGCAGCCTGTCTGGCAGGTGCTCAAATCTGAAAATTTAAGCTTGGGCGAGTAACTGCGACTTCACCCAAGGAATCACAATTTCAGTGGTCAAGGGTGCGAGTCGTAGCTCTTTTTCATCCAGATCGACCCATTTCATTTCGGCAATTTCCGCTTCAATTTTTGGTGCTTGATCCAGACTTACCCAATAGACATAACTCACCAGTTGATGATCTGGTTCATTCGCCGTCTGGGTTTCAAAACGCCCAATGAATTGCTGAATCTGCGCCTGTGTGCCAATCTCTTCCTGAATTTCACGCAACATCGTTGCTTCTGGTGCTTCATTTGGCTCCAGCTTGCCACCAACCTGCATAAAGCAGGACGTCCCTTTTTTGCGAACCACCAGCAGTTGCTGCGTTTCATTTAAAATAATGGCCGCAGCCACCGTAATCACGTTCATTTATTTTCTACAAATCATGCTGTGGACAGCTTATTTTACAAGATCTGTCTGATCGACCATACCCCATTTCGCTTCAGGCGGCTGATAACTTTCAAACTGGCGCAAAATATCATCCAGATTATCACTCACAATTAAAGCATCGCTAAAGCGCGCTTTGGTAAAACCTTTCTCAGTCGTCATATGGATAAATTTGAGTAAATCATCGTAAAAACCATCTACATTTAAAAAAGCACAAGGCTTTTTATGAATTCCCAACTGTGCCCAGGTCCATTGTTCAAAAATTTCTTCCAGGGTTCCAGCACCACCCGGAATGGCAATAAATCCCTGTGCCAGTTCCGACATGCGGGTTTTACGCTCGTGCATATTATCGACCACAAATAGCTCGGTAATATGCGGATGCGCCAGTTCACGATTGACCAGCTGTCTTGGAATTACGCCAATCACCTTGCCACCAGCAGCCAAAGCACTATCAGCAACAATACCCATCAAACCGGAACGACCACCGCCATAGACCAGCGTCTGATGCCTTGCTGCCAAGGTCTGGCCAACCTTTTCGGCGATCTCGGCATAGAGAGGATCCGAGCCCAGTGCTGAACCACAAAAAATTGCGATAGAATTCATTATTTCACTCTCCAATTGACGCTATATTGTACGAAATCGCTGCAAGCGCATTTTTTCCAAAAATAACTGCTTAATATCAGTGTTTTTATTCAATTCCTTGTCTAAAATACACCCATTCCAATTCACATACTGCGCCAGGGAGAAAAGACAGCATGCTTGAAGCCTTTTACGCCACAGAGCGCGGTAGCTTAGAAGATATCACGATTAACGGTGATTTCGACCTACATCCAGATTTAGTATGGCTTGATCTGATTGCACCTTCACAAGAAGAGCAGCAATGGATTCTAGATGCCTATGCGCAAAATTTACCGACCTTAAAATCGCTGGAAGATATTTCCTCGAGTGCCCGATTTTACCGTGATGATGACGGTATTTTGCATATCAGCACCTATTTTTTAACCAAAAATAAAAACTATCAGGTCGAGAACGAAAACGAAGATGAATCCAGCATGCTGGCGACGGTGCAAACCGTAGCATTCATTCTGCATAAGGACCGTCTGTTTACCTTGCGTGGCGAAAAGCTGGTGGCCTTTCGTGCCTTCCGTGCTCGTGCACGCCGCAATGATTATGAAATCGATTATAAAGATCCGACCTGGATTTTATTGGGCCTGCTCGAAGCCAAACTGGATGAACTGGCCGACATTCTGGAAGATGTCCATAAAGATTTAGAAAAATATTCAACTGAAGTGTTGAATAACCGTCATCGTGAACAGATTCTCGATCTGGATGACATGATTACCCGTCTGGCTCAACTGGAAGATATGCTCGGTAAAGCGCAGCTTTGTCTGATCGATTTACGTCGTGTTCTGACTTTCCTGTCTCGTCCACGCGCCTTGGGCAGTCATATTTATGATGCGGATATCCGAGAACTCAGTGAAGATGTGCGCTCGCTGGTTGAACATGATGCCTTCCTGTTCCAGAAAGTGCGCTTCCTGCTCGATACCACGTCCGGATTCATTAACACGGAACAGAACGATACGATTCGTCGATTCTCGATCTTGCCAAGTATGCTTGCACCGCCGATGCTGATCGCCAGTATTTATGGGATGAATACCGAAGTCCTGCCTTTTGCACAAGGCACCATGAGCTTCATTATGGTCAGTATTATTTTGATCGGCTTTTTAATCGGGCCATTAATTTACTTTAGATGGAAGAAGTGGATTTGAGCGAGCTTTAAAGCACTGCTTTTAAAGCGAAGTGCAAGAAACGCTCCTCATCTGATTCATGCTTATTGGAAAAGCAATAAAAAAGCACCTTTCGGTGCTTTTTTATTTACTGAATGATTTGTAAATCATCCTGTAAATGACAGGCCTGAATGATATTCATCATTTTAGTAGGGACAGCTTTAAACTGTAGTCCTTGCGCTTGAGGAGTCTGGCGCAACCAGCGCACCAATACTGCCAAAGCCAAAGTACTGCCACTTTCAAGCCCAGCCAGATTAACCACAAGCGGAAACTTGCTCTGCGACTGAACCACACGCAGACCATCTAAGTAATAGTCCTGCGCATTAGCATAGTCAATCTTGCCTGAAACCTGCAATTCCTGATCCTTGAATACAATCACGGCTCACCTATCTGATTATTTCTTGTCGATTGCAGCTTCTGCATCCGGTTTGAAGTTAGCAATAGCTTTATCTATGTTACCGCCATTACGTTTGACTGTCGCAGCAAACTGGTTACGGAATTGCAAACCTAGATCAATACCCGATACATTGATGTTGCGGATTTTCCATTGTGAACCTTTGTCCACCAGCTGAAACGCTACCGGAATTTTTTCGCCTTTATTATTAAAGTCGATGGTTACAACAGGGTTTTTGCTATTGCTAGCCTTGTATGGACGTACGCTATAGGTCTGATTGCTGAACTTGGAAAATGCAGAACCATAATTTTCAATGAGCGTTTCACGGAAATTCTTTTCAAACTGAGCGCGCTGTGCAGCCGTACTATACTGGTTCGTCGCATAAGTCCCCATCACAATACGCGTGAAAGACTGTGAATCAATGTATGGATCCAGATTCTGGCGGACAATCGCTTTTACCAGCGCTGGATTGTTCTGCAATTTGGCATTATCAGCTTTGAGGCGCTCAATCAAACCATCTGCCACTTTTTTAATAAAAGCAGGTGGTGCTTCAGACGGTGCAGCAAACACTGTACCAGCAACCATTGTTGAAAGAATGCTTGCTGCAAGCGTTTGTTTTACTAAAGTCTTCACTGAAATCTCCTCAATCTATTATTCAACAAATGCAGGTTCTGCATCAGTCGATTCTGAAACTGTCGCCTGTTCTGGGGCAGTTTCTTGACTATCTGACGATTTACCGGCACCGCCAGTAATGAACTTCGTCACTAAATCTTCAATTTCCATGGTGCCTTGGGTATTGGCAATCTGATCACCGCGTTTCAAATAGTTCAGACCACCACCTGGAATAATTTTCAGGTATTTTTCACCCAATAACCCATTGGTCGCTACCATAATATAAGCATCCTCATCAATATTGGTGATGGATTTCATGTTAGCTAACAGTTGTTTTTCCATGTCTTTTTGTTGCGCAGGGGTAGCCGTAGTATAGTCCGAACTATAACGTAACTCTTCCAACGCTTCCTGCTGAACCTGCTTTAACTGTTCAGTATTAAACGAAGTCAATGAGCCATCCAGGGTCATATGCACGGTCGCCAGACGCGTCACTGGATCCAGGGTAATATCATCCACCTGCCCCACTTTCACACCACTCAATGCCACTTTGGCACGCGGCTTGATCCCATTTACATTTTCAAAAGTCGCTGTCATTTTATAGCTGTCGGAAATATTGTGTCCGACCAGACCACTGACACGCATCGCCAGGAAAAATAAGGCAATACCAAACAAAATAACAAAAACACCAACGGCCAGCTCACTAGTACGTGATTTCATTAAACACCTCCGAACATGACCGCAGTCAACACAAAATCAAAGCCTAAAACGCACAGTGAAGAATACACGACTGTACGCGTTGTAGAAGTTGCAATACCTTCCGATGTCGGGACACAGGCATAGCCTTGATACACCGCAATCCAGGTACAAATTAATGCGAATACAAAACTTTTAATAATGGTGCCATTCAAGACATCTTTATAGAATTGCACGCTGCTTTCCATGCCGCTCCAATAAGCGCCTTCATCGGCACCCAGGAAATCTACCCCGACCATTTTACCGCCCATAATGCCAACTGCGGCAAAGATGACGGAAAGCATTGGCAAGCTAAAAATCCCTGCCCAAAGACGCGGCGAAATCACCCGCTTCAATGGATCGACACCGATCATTTCCATACTGGACAATTGTTCAGTAGCTTTCATCAGGCCAATTTCCGCAGTCAAGGCTGAACCGGCACGTCCTGCAAATAGCAAAGCAGCGACCACAGGTGCCAGTTCACGCAGCAAGGTCAACGCGACCGCTGTTCCTAGCATCGACTCACTACCAAAGGTCGACAAGATGCTAAACATCTGCAAACCAAGCACGGCACCAATAAACAGGCCAGAAACCACAATAATCAGCAGGGACAATACCCCAACCCGATACATCTGATAAATAAACAGCTTTACGCCAAGCCAGGTCGGCATGGAAAATAAAATCTGCAACAGCATCAGGGTCGCGACCCCAATCCCCTGTACACGTTCAATAACGCGTCTACCTAATGCGGCAATTGCATTCATGAACGAACCTCATCACTTAAATAAGCTTGATGACTAAACTGATAATCCACTGGACCTTCTACCGAACCGGTCAGAAATTGCTGTACAAAAGCAGACGGATGCGCTTTCAGCTCTGCCGGTGTGCCCTCGCCCTGAATTTTGCCTTCTGCCACCACATAGATGTAGTCTGCAATTGATAAAGTTTCTGCAACATCATGCGAGACAATAATTGTGGTTAAGTCCAGTGCTTCACGTAATGAACGGATCAGACGAGTCAAAACGCCCATCACAATCGGATCTTGTCCGGCAAAGGGTTCATCGTACATGATCAGCTCAGGATCCAGCGCAATCGCACGGGCCAAAGCCACGCGTCGGTTCATACCACCGGATAGTTCAGACGGCATCATCTGTTCTGCACCACGTAAACCGACTGATTCCAGCTTCAGTGCCACGATTTCCTTAATCAGATGTTCCGGCAATTTAGTATGTGCTCGAATCGGAAATGCGACATTTTCATACACGCTCATATCGGTAAACAAAGCACCGCTCTGAAACAGCATGCCCATCCGTGCACGTGCTGAAAAAAGTTCGGAACGTGACATCGTGGCAATATCCTTGCCGTCCAATAAAACCTGACCGTGCTCAGGAACCAGCTGCCCACCAATCAATCTTAATAAGGTGGTTTTACCAGTACCGGATGGTCCCATAATGGCGGTAATCTGCCCACGACGAATATTTAAACTCACGTCGTCATAAATCACGCGCTCACCCCGCTTGAAGCTCAGATTCTTGACTTCAATCAGAGATTGAGTATCTCGCGCTGTTTGATTTTTCATAGCTGAGTTTATTCCTGCATTTTTTCAGCATGCATACTATAAAGGAACGAAGTTCAAAATGTTAGCAGTTGAAAAAGATGGTTTAATATCATAAAAAAATGACAACAATGGATTATTTCGTATTTTTTATAATAAAAATATGCACTTAAGCTTGATTCAAGCACATTGATTAATTAAAAAGACTGTATAAATAATAGATAATATTACATAAAATCAAAGTCAATGCGATATATGGCATATACACCTCTATCAATTGAGATCGAAGAGCTAAGCTTTTCATATTAATAATTATCATAACCCTGACAAAATATGATTTAGTAGACATTTTACGTTAAAAAGCAAAAAACTCAATGCATAAAAAAACCGGTATTTCTACCGGTTTTTTTATCTTCATCTAGCGACTGAATTAGTCGTTAAATTTACGACGTGGACGATCTTCACCACCGAACGAACGTTCACCACGTGGCTTGTCATCAAAGTTGCGACGTACTGGACGATCACCGAAATCACGCTTTGGACGGTCATCACCGAATGAACGCGCTGGACGATCACCGAAACCGCCTTCACGACGTGGAGCTGAACGATCACCAAAATCACGTTTTGGACGATCACCATAACCGCCTTCACGAGCTGGTTTATAATCTACACGGTTGCCACGGTTGTCATCATTAGAACGAGGACGGTCACCAAAACCACCTTCACGACGTGGAGCTGGACGATCACCGAAGTCACGCTTTGGACGGTCATCAAACGAACGTTGTGGACGATCACCGAAACCGCCTTCACGACGTGGAGCTGGACGATCACCGAAGTCACGCTTTGGACGGTCATCAAACGAACGTTGTGGACGATCACCGAAACCGCCTTCACGACGTGGAGCAGGACGATCACCAAAGTCACGACGTGGACGATCTTCGCCAAATGCTGGACGTTCGCCACGAGGTTTGTCATCGAAGCTACGACGTGGACGATCATCACCGCCTTCACGACGTTTGAAGTTGCTTTCGCCTTCAAAACGACGACCGCCACCGAAACCACCACGACCGCCATCACGACGACCGCCATCACGGCCACGACCGCGACCAGCGCCATCACGGCTACCACGTGCAGGAGGTGGAGATGGCTCAAGACCTTCAATTTCAGATACGTTTAGACGCGCATCAAGGAAGTCTTCCAAAGCACGGATTTTACCGCGTTCACGGTAAGTCGCCAAAGTAATTGCTTTACCAGTACGACCCGCACGACCTGTACGACCGATACGGTGTACATAGTCTTCGTTCTTCATTGGAAGACCGAAGTTGATTACGTGTGAAATAGTTGGTACGTCAAGACCACGCGCTGCAACGTCAGTTGCAACCAGAATCTTCGCACGACCTTCACGGATGCTGCGTAAACGACGGTTACGAACAGTTTGTGGCATAGCACCGTGAAGCGCTACAACAGATAAACCTGCTTCAGCAAGCTCTTCAGCCAACATATCTGTGTCTTCTTGAGTTGACGCAAATACAACTGCTTGATCAACGTCTTCTTCGTTCAACCAGTGAGTAAGAAGTTTTTTCTTGTGCTCAAAACCGTCAGTCCAATGCAAAGTCTGAGTAATATCAGTATTTGTAGAGTGACCAGTTTCGATCGAAATACGCATTGGATCATTCATCATGCGTTCTGCAAGTGTAATGATACGTGGTGCAAAAGTCGCAGAGAACATAAGAGTTTGTTTGCGGTTTGCAGCCAACTCACCAATTGCTTCTAAGTCTTCAGAGAAGCCCAGGTCAAGCATACGGTCAGCTTCATCGACGATTAACGCGTCAACTTTATCCAATTTGATTTGACGACGATTCACCAAGTCAAGTAGACGACCTGGAGTTGCAACAACAACTTGCGCGCCTTTCAACTGTTGAATTTGTTTACCAAAAGGCATACCGCCCATGATTGCTGCAATACGAACACCTTTCATGTGACGTACAAATGCGATTGCGTCTTGACATACCTGTTGTGCCAATTCACGAGTCGGTGAAATCACCAAAATATTCGGTTGAGTAACCGCTTTCATACGGTCTTTAAACGGTACTAATGTATCTTGGTTTGCCAACGCATTTAACGTAGGCAGTAAGAATGCAGCAGTTTTACCAGAACCTGTTTGGCTTGACACAAGAAGGTCTTTGCCTTCAAGCGCAGCTGGAATCGCTTGTTCTTGTACAGGAGTAGGAGTAGTAAAGCCTAAAGCGTCGAGAGCCTGGGTTAGAGATTCGTCGAGGGAAAAATCAGCAAAAGTTTTGCTCATAGAGAGTATTCACCCTGAAGTGGGTGCTCCATTTAATAAATAACAATTATGGACATCGGCAAAAAGCGGCACAGCAAATAATGCTGAAAATATTAGGATTCAGCAGCGATCCGAGTAACGACGATGTGGATATAACGCACGCATGATTACGGCCGCAAACCTGAAGGAATCGCTTAAGCGATTGGGGCGCGAAGGATATGTCCTCTCTATGGACAGCACGCGCATACAATGATTAGAAGATAGTGTTCAGGTAAAGAACAGAAATTAAGTGCGTGGCGGAATTATAGCAGAATATTCCACAATGTCATTAAGTTTTAAAACTAATTTCCCTTATTCTTAATTTATTTATATATTTCTAATACTTAAAATATAATAAAAAATGTAACAGGCGGTATAAAAAGTCACTTTTCGCCAATTCACCTGATATTTCCAGTATTCAAGCAAAGATCAACAACTTTATATCAGTAACTGGTGACCTAGATTCCCATGCATAAAAAAGGCATCCCGAAGGACGCCTTTTCTCAATATTAGATCTGATTCATCTAAACCCGATTATTTTGCGGCTTCGCCCCAAGCAGGAACAACTGCTTGCATTAAAGGCTTCAGCATTTTCATTGAACAAGCCAAAACTTGACCATTTTCCATAGAGTCGCTACCACCACGTGCATCAACCACAGTACCGCCTGCTTCTTTCACGATCAATTCGCCCGCTGCGATATCCCAAGGTTTTAAACCAAGTTCGAAGTAAGCATCAAAACGGCCTGCAGCAACATAGGCTAAATCCAATGCCGCAGAACCTGAACGACGATATTGCGCGCCAGCTTCAGTCACGTTTAACAAACTTTGAAAATGGTTCTTGGCATAAGATACAACTTCGCCATAACGTTTAGCACGGTAAGCGTGACCAACAGCCATAAAGGTATTTTCCAGACTGTCTTTGACATTCACACGAATACGACGCTGGTTCATCATGGCACCACGACCACGACTGGCAGAGAATAGCTCATCTTTCACCGGGTCATAAATCACCCCGTGTTGAGTAATGCCTTTGTGCTGAACTGCGATAGAGATACAGAAATGCGGGAAACCGTTAATGAAGTTTAAAGTACCATCTAGCGGATCGATCACCCAACACCAATCGGCGTCATGACCCTTACCTTCCTGATAGCCAAACTCTTCACCAAGGAAACTGTGATTTTTATAGCTTTTACGTAGGGTATCGATGGTCAACTGTTCCAAATAACGATCTACACGCGTTACCGGACCATCAATTCCTTTTTCTTCGACTTGTAGATCGAGTTTATGACGATTCTGATGCGCTTTTAAAAGCTCTTGACCAACTAACTGAGCCGCACGCGCAGCCATCACCACCATAGGTTCCATTGAACACCCACTACAAATTTGAAGACACTGATAAAGAATAATGCATAAAAGCCCCGATATCTTAGCAAATATCAGGGCTTTTTTGGGAAAAATGTGTCTAAAATTTTTAAGATATTATGACAAGACGCTTTGCCCCAGGCTGGACCAAGCCTGATTGATCGATTTTTCAATGCCTTGCGCATCCAGACCCGCTTGCTGCAACATCTGTGCATGGGTCGCTTGCGCCATAAACGTATCATCCAGACCCAGATTCAACATCGGTTTGACAATCTGTGCTTCTGCCAGATATTCATTCACGGCACTACCTGCACCGCCCATCACTGCATGTTCTTCCACCGTGACAAACAGACTGGTGCTTAAAGCGAGATCATCGAGCATTTGAGTATCCAGTGGTTTGACAAAACGCATGTTAACCACACGCACGCCAATCTCATGTTTCACGGCAAATGCTTCAGCAGCGTCGACTGCAGCCTGTACCCGGCTACCAAATGCCAGTACAGAAATATATTCATCATACTGCCCATTAAAGCTGGCCACAATTTCCGCCTGACCGATCGGAATCTCGATCATCTTTTGCTGGATATCGACGCCCAGTCCATTGCCACGCGGATAACGTACCGCTGCCGGCCCTGGATACAAATACGCTGTATGCAGCATTTGACGGCATTCATTTTCGTCTTTCGGCGCCATGATCACGATATTCGGGATAGTACGCATATAGGCATAGTCATAAGCACCGGCATGCGTCGGGCCATCTTCACCAACCAGACCGGCACGATCAATACCGAAAGTAACATCCAGATTCTGCAAAGCCACGTCATGTACCAGTTGATCATAACCGCGTTGCAGGAAAGTCGAGTAAATTGCAACCACCGGCTTCAAGCCTTCACAAGCCATACCGGCAGCCAAGGTAACCGCATGCTGTTCGGCAATCGCGACATCAAAGAAACGTTCTGGATATTCTTTGGCAAATTTGACCATGCCTGAGCCTTCGCACATCGCAGGTGTGATTGCGAGCAAACGGGCATCTTGTGCCGCTTCATCGCAAAGCCATTGTCCAAATACATCCGAATATTTCGGTGCAGTATTGCTGGCGGCAACGGCGTTGATTTTGCTAATCGCGTGATATTTGATTTGATCGGATTCTGCCGGAGCAAAGCCTTTGCCTTTTTTAGTATAGACATGAATCAGGCGTGGGCCTTTACGCTTTTTCAGCGCATTAAAGACATGCACCAGCTGTTTGACATCATGACCATCGTACGGGCCAAAATAGTCAAAGCCAATGGCTTGGAATAAGTTATCTGCAGCATCGGTCGCTGCACTGTGCAAACGCGAGTTATACAACCATTCTGGATGTGGCTGTACATATGCCTCACCCTGCTCGGTAACATTAACGAACTCACCGCGCTCCCAAATGGCAGCCAGATGTTTGGCAAAACCACCGGTACTGCAAGAAATCGACATATCATTGTCGTTCAGCACCACCATCAGATCAGCACTGTGTGCCACGGCATCATTCAAGGCTTCAAAAGCCATACCTGCCGTCATGGCGCCATCGCCAATAATCGATACCACCTCACACGGATTATTCTGGTAACGACGTGCCAGCGCCATACCCAGACCAGCAGAAATCGCCGTCGAAGAATGCCCTACCCCAAAAGTATCAAACTCAGATTCTTCACGAGCCGGAAATGCAGCCAGACCGTCTTTGGCACGAATGGTGGTGAGCTGTTCACGACGACCAGTCAACACTTTATGCGGATAGGCCTGATGACCTACATCCCAGATCAGGCGATCATGTGGCGTATTAAAGCAATAGTGTAAGGCCACGGTGAGCTCAATTACACCGAGGTTGGCACCAAAATGTCCGCCACTTTGCCCGGCAGCATACAAAATGAATTGACGTAACTCATCCGCCACTTGTTCCAGCTGGCTTTGCTCGAGTGCACGCAGTTGCTCAGAATGATTGATCGCATCAAGCAACGGTGTTACAGGGCGTTGAGTTGGGATTTCTGTATACAGCATATTATGGCAAAGCCTTCTAAAGCCTGGCAAATCTAAAGCTAGGTCAATGGGGAGTACCCGATCATATAGCTGAATTGTAGCAGCTTCAATTCAGCTACGCTTCTAGCGATGCAATATTAAACAATGATCTCGTCGGGGTGAAAAATTGCAGCCTACGATTATCCTGAATAATCTTACTATTTATCAACTATTATCGTTCGCTTTCTACAAAAAAGAAAATCTATTGCAGAATTTCGACTTTGCAATTCTACCAATATTCAAGCATTACGCTATACTTTAGCCAATTTCAGGATTTAACGGGTTCAGCTGTGCCAATCGAATTTGTCGCAACGTCAAGATTACCTACCGCTCACGGTGAATTTAAAATTACTGTATTTCAAGACCCTAAGACTGGCGAAGAACATGTCGCACTTTCCAAAGGACTTGAAGAAGTATCAGATGAGCCGGTGGTGGTGCGTGTACATTCTGAATGTTTAACCGGTGACGCCTTTGCTTCACTCAAATGCGACTGTGGCCCGCAATTGCAAGCGACTTTAAAACTGATCAATGAATTAGGCCGCGGGGTCATTCTGTATTTGCGTCAGGAAGGTCGTGGTATTGGCCTGACCAATAAAATTCGCGCTTATGCCCTGCAAGATCAGGGACATGACACAGTAGATGCCAACCTGATGCTGAACCTACCGGCGGATGCACGCCAATACGACATGTGTAGCATTATGCTGGATCATTTACAGGTAAAATCGGTACGTCTCGTGACCAATAACCCTTCAAAAATAGAAGCCTTAAAAGCACAAGGCATTAATGTAGTCGATCGTGTACCGCTAACAGTAGGCTTAAACCCGTTTAATGAACAATATCTTAAGACCAAGCACGAACGCATGGCACATCTTTATCAAAAGGATGATTTTTAATATTTTTAAACTCCTTACCGCGTTATTTTAACTTCATCCCTCCAAACCTCCCTTTCTTGCGCTTCGACTTAAAGCCATACTTAAGTCTTGCTCAGGGAGGCTTTCCCTCTTTTTCTTAAAAATGGGGTTAAGGGGAGATTAAATCGTCATGGAAAAAATCCGGTTCTCAGGCATCCGTCGTTTTAAACGTAAATCAAAAGCCATACAAATATTGCGTACAAATGGTTTCCCTTTCTCCAGAATCGTGACTGACGAGTCTGAAAATTGAATTAAACCATCCTGTGCCATTTCCTCAAGCTGTTCCAAAACCTCATCAATTTGAGGAAAACGTAGCTCGGAATTTTCCCATGAGGTGCTAAAGCTGCACATCAAATTTAGAATATGTTGCCGAATGATCAGATCTTCCTGATTTAAGACATGTCCTTTAAATACCGGAATTTCATTGCGCGTTAGGCATTCATAATATTCTTCAATGGTTTTCACATTCTGGGCAAAGCTGTACCAGCTATCGCTG from Acinetobacter lwoffii encodes the following:
- a CDS encoding inositol monophosphatase family protein — protein: MEPMVVMAARAAQLVGQELLKAHQNRHKLDLQVEEKGIDGPVTRVDRYLEQLTIDTLRKSYKNHSFLGEEFGYQEGKGHDADWCWVIDPLDGTLNFINGFPHFCISIAVQHKGITQHGVIYDPVKDELFSASRGRGAMMNQRRIRVNVKDSLENTFMAVGHAYRAKRYGEVVSYAKNHFQSLLNVTEAGAQYRRSGSAALDLAYVAAGRFDAYFELGLKPWDIAAGELIVKEAGGTVVDARGGSDSMENGQVLACSMKMLKPLMQAVVPAWGEAAK
- the ribA gene encoding GTP cyclohydrolase II, with translation MPIEFVATSRLPTAHGEFKITVFQDPKTGEEHVALSKGLEEVSDEPVVVRVHSECLTGDAFASLKCDCGPQLQATLKLINELGRGVILYLRQEGRGIGLTNKIRAYALQDQGHDTVDANLMLNLPADARQYDMCSIMLDHLQVKSVRLVTNNPSKIEALKAQGINVVDRVPLTVGLNPFNEQYLKTKHERMAHLYQKDDF
- the dxs gene encoding 1-deoxy-D-xylulose-5-phosphate synthase, which produces MLYTEIPTQRPVTPLLDAINHSEQLRALEQSQLEQVADELRQFILYAAGQSGGHFGANLGVIELTVALHYCFNTPHDRLIWDVGHQAYPHKVLTGRREQLTTIRAKDGLAAFPAREESEFDTFGVGHSSTAISAGLGMALARRYQNNPCEVVSIIGDGAMTAGMAFEALNDAVAHSADLMVVLNDNDMSISCSTGGFAKHLAAIWERGEFVNVTEQGEAYVQPHPEWLYNSRLHSAATDAADNLFQAIGFDYFGPYDGHDVKQLVHVFNALKKRKGPRLIHVYTKKGKGFAPAESDQIKYHAISKINAVAASNTAPKYSDVFGQWLCDEAAQDARLLAITPAMCEGSGMVKFAKEYPERFFDVAIAEQHAVTLAAGMACEGLKPVVAIYSTFLQRGYDQLVHDVALQNLDVTFGIDRAGLVGEDGPTHAGAYDYAYMRTIPNIVIMAPKDENECRQMLHTAYLYPGPAAVRYPRGNGLGVDIQQKMIEIPIGQAEIVASFNGQYDEYISVLAFGSRVQAAVDAAEAFAVKHEIGVRVVNMRFVKPLDTQMLDDLALSTSLFVTVEEHAVMGGAGSAVNEYLAEAQIVKPMLNLGLDDTFMAQATHAQMLQQAGLDAQGIEKSINQAWSSLGQSVLS
- a CDS encoding DEAD/DEAH box helicase encodes the protein MSKTFADFSLDESLTQALDALGFTTPTPVQEQAIPAALEGKDLLVSSQTGSGKTAAFLLPTLNALANQDTLVPFKDRMKAVTQPNILVISPTRELAQQVCQDAIAFVRHMKGVRIAAIMGGMPFGKQIQQLKGAQVVVATPGRLLDLVNRRQIKLDKVDALIVDEADRMLDLGFSEDLEAIGELAANRKQTLMFSATFAPRIITLAERMMNDPMRISIETGHSTNTDITQTLHWTDGFEHKKKLLTHWLNEEDVDQAVVFASTQEDTDMLAEELAEAGLSVVALHGAMPQTVRNRRLRSIREGRAKILVATDVAARGLDVPTISHVINFGLPMKNEDYVHRIGRTGRAGRTGKAITLATYRERGKIRALEDFLDARLNVSEIEGLEPSPPPARGSRDGAGRGRGRDGGRRDGGRGGFGGGRRFEGESNFKRREGGDDRPRRSFDDKPRGERPAFGEDRPRRDFGDRPAPRREGGFGDRPQRSFDDRPKRDFGDRPAPRREGGFGDRPQRSFDDRPKRDFGDRPAPRREGGFGDRPRSNDDNRGNRVDYKPAREGGYGDRPKRDFGDRSAPRREGGFGDRPARSFGDDRPKRDFGDRPVRRNFDDKPRGERSFGGEDRPRRKFND